The genomic interval CTAGCGTCGGGTGGGCGAAAGCGCTGTCACGGATGGTACTGTAGGGCACGCGACCCATCATGGCCATCTGCAGGACCGATACAACCTCGCCGCCCTCCAGGCCGAGGATGGCAGCGCCGAGAATTTGTCCTGTTTCGGCGTTGACAACCGCTTTCATGAAGCCGCGCGTCTCGTCCGTCTCGAGCGCCCTGGCCACCCGACTCATGGGGAGTTTGGCAACTTTGACGTTGTAGCCTTGTGCCCGTGCCTCCCCTTCGCTAAGGCCGACACGGCCGAGCTGCGGATCGGTAAAGACGGTATAGGGCACGAGCCTCCCGTCGGTAGTCTTATGCGCGCCCTTTAGGAGATTGTCCCGAACGATGCGGTAATCGTCGTAGGAGATGTGGGTGAAGGCAGGCCCGCCCTTGATGTCACCGAGGGCGTAGATGCCGGGGGCGCTCGTCTCGAGCTTGCTGTTCACCTCGATGAAGCCGCGCTTATCAGCGCGTAGCCCAGTCGCCTCCAGGTTGAGGGTGTCGCTGTTCGGCCTCCGCCCGGTCGCGACGAGGAGGTGCGTGCCCTCCAGAGTCTGTTCGCCCTCCGCGTCCTTGATGGTCAGCAGGATTCTGCCCCGGTCGTCCTGACGCACCGCTACCGCCTCTGCGCCGAGGTGCAACTCAACACCGTCATCCGCGAGAATGCCGGCGACCGCTTCGGCTACGTCCGTGTCCTCGCGCTCCAAGAGCTGCGGCCCGCGCTGAACGATGGTCACGTCACTGCCAAAGCGGCGGAACATCTGCGCGAACTCGAGCCCGATGTACCCTCCGCCCAAGACCAGGAGCTTCCCCGGCACCTCATCGAGTTCCATGATGGAGGTCGAGTCGAGCGCCAGCACCTCGCTCAGCCCCTCGATGGGCGGCCTGAGCGGACGGGTTCCCGCGTTGATGAAGATCTTATCGGCGCTCAGCTCCTGCACGCCGTCCGCCGTTTCCACTTTGATCTTCTTCGGTCCTGTGAAGCTCGCTTCGCCCATCAGCAGCGTGACGTTCTCGAGCTTACGCAGGCTGTTTTCACTGCCGCTGCGGAAGGATTCGACGATGGCGCGCTTGCGCGCCCGTACCTCAGCGAGGTTCACGGTCACCTTGCCGGTGTGCACACCGTAGTCGGCTGCACGGCGGGCAAGGTGGGCGACCCGAGCGCTGGCAATCATGGTCTTGGTGGGGGTGCAGCCTTCATTCACGCAGGTGCCGCCGACGTGCGCC from Deinococcota bacterium carries:
- a CDS encoding mercuric reductase; the encoded protein is MTTQHVNAIVIGAGQAGGPLAGALAKAGWKVALVERAHVGGTCVNEGCTPTKTMIASARVAHLARRAADYGVHTGKVTVNLAEVRARKRAIVESFRSGSENSLRKLENVTLLMGEASFTGPKKIKVETADGVQELSADKIFINAGTRPLRPPIEGLSEVLALDSTSIMELDEVPGKLLVLGGGYIGLEFAQMFRRFGSDVTIVQRGPQLLEREDTDVAEAVAGILADDGVELHLGAEAVAVRQDDRGRILLTIKDAEGEQTLEGTHLLVATGRRPNSDTLNLEATGLRADKRGFIEVNSKLETSAPGIYALGDIKGGPAFTHISYDDYRIVRDNLLKGAHKTTDGRLVPYTVFTDPQLGRVGLSEGEARAQGYNVKVAKLPMSRVARALETDETRGFMKAVVNAETGQILGAAILGLEGGEVVSVLQMAMMGRVPYSTIRDSAFAHPTLAESLNNLFMTLD